In Scomber scombrus chromosome 17, fScoSco1.1, whole genome shotgun sequence, the following proteins share a genomic window:
- the si:dkey-63b1.1 gene encoding B2 bradykinin receptor, translated as MSANVCFPMDVNASDPCSNYTEAWLWLSSLQPAYLGLISIVGMVGNGLVLCVFFLQRKPCTVADIYLANLAAADLVMLSCLPFWAVTIAQGYQWEFGEVLCKLVNVAISANYICSVLFLMLVSLDRYLALVKPMNPSRLRRAAWAKRICLGIWILGFLLNLPILLFRTVKYAEDPGVYACILSYPQPNWRVHHNIAKNVLGFVIPVLVVGYCTYHIVAALKSGRPIRLPGLRAERKATNLVLAVLAVFLICWAPHQVMCFLDTLDYFDLTPACLWGHVLDICMQLSSYLAYSNSAINPFLFVIVGKHFRRKAKEVFGKTLNPWSKDITYLTVSFTSVKRLNETHRISLGKLETFGLKQTVT; from the exons ATGTCTGCTAATGTTTGT TTTCCAATGGATGTGAATGCATCAGacccctgcagtaactacactgAAGCCTGGCTGTGGCTGTCCTCTCTGCAGCCGGCATATCTGGGACTGATCAGTATTGTGGGGATGGTGGGAAACGGCCTGGTTCTCTGTGTGTTCTTCCTTCAGAGGAAGCCCTGCACCGTGGCAGATATCTACCTTGCGAAccttgctgctgctgatctggTAATGTTGTCCTGCCTTCCCTTCTGGGCCGTTACAATCGCACAGGGATATCAGTGGGAATTTGGAGAGGTCCTCTGTAAGCTGGTTAATGTGGCCATCTCAGCAAACTACATCTGCAGTGTTCTGTTCCTCATGCTGGTTAGCTTGGACCGATACCTGGCTCTGGTGAAGCCCATGAACCCCAGCCGTCTAAGGAGAGCTGCCTGGGCTAAGCGTATCTGCTTGGGGATCTGGATCCTGGGATTCCTTCTCAATTTGCCCATCTTGCTCTTCCGTACTGTAAAGTATGCAGAAGATCCTGGTGTGTACGCCTGCATTCTGTCCTACCCTCAACCAAACTGGAGGGTGCACCACAACATTGCCAAAAACGTGTTGGGCTTCGTAATCCCAGTCCTAGTTGTGGGATACTGCACCTATCACATCGTGGCTGCTCTGAAAAGCGGGAGACCCATCAGACTTCCAGGGTTGAGGGCGGAGAGGAAAGCCACCAACTTGGTTCTGGCTGTGCTGGCAGTCTTCCTCATCTGCTGGGCTCCACACCAAGTGATGTGCTTTCTTGATACTCTGGATTACTTCGACCTTACACCTGCATGCCTCTGGGGTCATGTCTTAGACATCTGCATGCAGCTGTCTTCATATCTGGCATACAGCAACAGTGCTATTAACCCCTTCCTGTTTGTCATTGTGGGGAAACATTTCAGGAGAAAAGCAAAAGAGGTGTTTGGGAAAACTTTGAACCCCTGGTCAAAAGACATTACTTACCTCACTGTGAGCTTCACCTCAGTGAAAAGACTCAATGAGACTCACCGTATAAGCCTAGGAAAACTTGAAACATTTGGACTAAAGCAAACCGTTACATGA